Proteins encoded within one genomic window of Amycolatopsis nigrescens CSC17Ta-90:
- a CDS encoding phosphopantetheine-binding protein, with the protein MNEQTVEQTIETATFSRVADLLTELVGDVELLGIEITRETTFHEDLQLESIDLVTFAGILMEHFGPGVNLAEFLAEKELDEVIGLRVGDIADYVEAAENTTAGER; encoded by the coding sequence ATGAACGAACAGACCGTCGAACAGACCATCGAAACGGCCACGTTTTCGCGGGTGGCGGACCTGCTGACTGAGCTGGTGGGCGACGTCGAGCTGCTCGGCATCGAGATCACCAGGGAGACCACCTTCCACGAGGACCTCCAGCTGGAGAGCATCGACCTGGTGACCTTCGCCGGAATCCTGATGGAGCACTTCGGCCCCGGGGTGAACCTGGCCGAGTTCCTCGCCGAGAAGGAGCTCGACGAGGTGATCGGGCTGCGGGTCGGCGACATCGCGGACTACGTGGAGGCCGCGGAGAACACCACAGCAGGGGAGCGCTGA
- a CDS encoding acyltransferase domain-containing protein, with product MVNGQGREPVAIVGMSEPERVLRFGADGTEELLARLDRPDTELLAGVPDETGECRLAVVGPTPQRLAVARKIVARALKDGKPWLGRNDIWFSARPLLRAEPDAKTAFVFPGLEADFAPRCADVAAHFGLPDPATGVSDVDTLLGHADGVTAVGRLLDAALRELGLRPDGLAGHSVGEWTAMIAAGMYATEEVHRLRGRCWPDGFTPPEAEFVVLGCSAAEALKRIENEPRLVLSHDNAPRQSIVCGQPEAAERLVRACREDGVVAKILPFRSGFHTPLMWPRLGPFAKMVGELPLWPPAAPVWSATTVGEYPAGPDEIRALYLEHLVAPVRFRELVEAMYANGFRLFVQAGPGQLGSFISDTLAGRPHLVISADSPLRDGMAQLRRVAAAMWVEGASPRFDRLETAGENTESGKAHEPVVGTEAEPLPVSSPVRGLLDRHPLPEVPPGVSAEVVEEFTALLAETREAAASVLAAASRPAGTRESVLSVSMAELPYLADHRFFRQREDWPDEVDRRPVVPATTLIAFAVAEVERAWPGRVTVAVHHARFDRWLVAAPAQRVPVRLRALENGRVAVEIGGYASMTVELADRYPAAPAVSLRPVEPETEPPLPAGEIYRRREMFHGEAYRGLTVLSGLGERHIRGEITVPPAPGGLLDNIGQLLGCWLMATQTEYLLAFPRSIKKISFYGPHPEPGERVRSLAAISAGEPETLRMSASVVHHGRTWAEIEGWQDIRFACDRAAHRVYAFPDRHLLARRRADGWYELRDRWPGAATRDIYAGVFLSSAEREEYARRPLSEQSGWLLDRIVVKDAVRAWLAGRGVTGVFPAEIGVIRDHAGRIRVAGRHGRELPELSVTLAHNEETAAAMVRQELLPTTVERENERTDRRTDHRNGHVFAGGGPAD from the coding sequence GTGGTGAACGGGCAGGGCCGGGAGCCGGTCGCCATCGTCGGGATGTCCGAGCCGGAACGGGTGCTGCGCTTCGGCGCGGACGGCACGGAGGAACTGCTGGCCAGGCTCGACCGGCCGGACACCGAGCTGCTTGCCGGCGTGCCCGACGAGACGGGCGAGTGCCGGCTGGCCGTGGTCGGGCCGACCCCGCAGCGGCTGGCGGTGGCCCGCAAGATCGTGGCCAGGGCGCTCAAGGACGGCAAGCCCTGGCTCGGCCGCAACGATATCTGGTTCAGCGCGCGGCCGCTGCTGCGGGCCGAGCCGGACGCCAAGACGGCCTTCGTCTTTCCCGGCCTGGAGGCGGACTTCGCGCCGCGCTGTGCGGACGTCGCCGCGCACTTCGGGCTGCCGGACCCGGCCACCGGAGTGTCCGATGTGGACACTCTGCTCGGCCACGCGGATGGGGTGACCGCGGTCGGCCGCCTGCTCGACGCGGCGCTGCGCGAGCTCGGGCTGCGACCGGACGGGCTTGCCGGGCACAGCGTGGGGGAGTGGACCGCGATGATCGCGGCCGGGATGTACGCCACGGAGGAGGTGCACCGGCTGCGGGGCCGCTGCTGGCCGGACGGTTTCACCCCGCCGGAAGCGGAGTTCGTGGTCCTCGGCTGTTCGGCCGCCGAAGCGTTGAAGCGGATCGAGAACGAGCCGCGGCTGGTGCTGTCCCACGACAACGCGCCACGGCAGTCCATCGTCTGCGGGCAGCCGGAAGCGGCGGAACGGCTGGTGCGGGCCTGCCGCGAGGACGGGGTGGTGGCCAAGATCCTGCCCTTCCGGTCCGGATTCCACACCCCGCTGATGTGGCCGCGGCTCGGGCCGTTCGCCAAGATGGTGGGCGAGCTGCCGCTGTGGCCGCCGGCGGCGCCGGTGTGGTCGGCCACCACGGTCGGCGAGTACCCGGCCGGCCCGGACGAGATCCGCGCGCTGTACCTGGAGCACCTGGTCGCGCCGGTGCGGTTCCGCGAGCTGGTGGAAGCCATGTACGCGAACGGTTTCCGGCTGTTCGTGCAGGCTGGCCCCGGCCAGCTCGGCTCGTTCATCTCGGACACCCTGGCCGGCAGGCCGCATCTGGTGATCAGCGCGGATTCGCCGCTGCGCGACGGGATGGCGCAGCTTCGCCGGGTGGCCGCGGCGATGTGGGTGGAGGGCGCGTCCCCGCGGTTCGACCGGCTGGAAACCGCCGGGGAAAACACGGAGAGCGGTAAGGCGCACGAGCCGGTGGTGGGGACCGAGGCCGAGCCGCTGCCCGTTTCGTCTCCGGTGCGGGGACTGCTGGACCGGCACCCGCTGCCGGAGGTCCCGCCAGGGGTGTCCGCGGAGGTGGTCGAGGAGTTCACCGCGCTGCTCGCGGAGACTCGCGAAGCCGCGGCCTCGGTGCTGGCCGCCGCGTCCCGGCCCGCAGGCACCAGGGAGTCGGTGCTTTCAGTGTCTATGGCCGAACTGCCCTACCTGGCCGACCACCGGTTCTTCCGGCAGCGCGAGGACTGGCCGGACGAGGTCGACCGGCGGCCGGTGGTACCCGCGACCACGCTGATCGCGTTCGCGGTGGCGGAGGTGGAGCGCGCCTGGCCAGGCCGGGTGACGGTGGCCGTGCACCACGCGCGGTTCGACCGCTGGCTGGTCGCCGCCCCGGCGCAACGGGTACCCGTCCGGTTGCGGGCGCTGGAGAACGGCCGGGTCGCGGTGGAGATCGGCGGCTACGCCTCGATGACCGTCGAACTCGCCGACCGGTACCCGGCCGCGCCCGCGGTGTCGCTGCGGCCGGTGGAGCCGGAGACCGAGCCGCCGCTGCCGGCCGGCGAGATCTACCGGCGGCGCGAGATGTTCCACGGCGAGGCATATCGGGGACTGACCGTCCTCAGCGGACTCGGTGAGCGGCACATCCGCGGCGAGATCACGGTCCCGCCCGCCCCCGGCGGGTTGCTGGACAACATCGGCCAGCTGCTCGGCTGCTGGCTGATGGCCACCCAGACCGAGTACCTGCTGGCGTTTCCGCGGAGCATCAAGAAGATCTCCTTCTACGGGCCGCATCCCGAGCCGGGTGAGCGGGTGCGCAGCCTGGCCGCGATCAGCGCGGGAGAACCGGAGACGCTGCGGATGTCCGCCTCCGTGGTGCACCATGGCCGGACCTGGGCCGAGATCGAGGGCTGGCAGGACATCCGGTTCGCCTGCGACCGCGCCGCGCACCGGGTGTACGCCTTCCCGGACCGCCACCTGCTCGCCAGGCGGCGAGCTGACGGCTGGTACGAGCTGCGCGACCGCTGGCCCGGCGCGGCCACCAGGGACATCTACGCCGGGGTCTTCCTCAGCTCCGCCGAGCGCGAGGAGTACGCCCGCCGTCCGCTGTCCGAGCAGTCCGGCTGGCTGCTGGACCGGATCGTGGTGAAGGACGCGGTGCGGGCCTGGCTCGCCGGGCGCGGGGTCACCGGCGTCTTCCCGGCGGAGATCGGGGTGATCCGCGACCACGCCGGCCGGATCAGGGTCGCGGGCCGGCACGGCCGGGAACTGCCGGAACTGTCCGTCACCTTGGCGCACAACGAGGAAACCGCGGCCGCAATGGTGCGGCAAGAACTCCTACCGACGACCGTGGAGCGGGAAAATGAACGAACAGACCGTCGAACAGACCATCGAAACGGCCACGTTTTCGCGGGTGGCGGACCTGCTGACTGA
- a CDS encoding alpha/beta fold hydrolase has protein sequence MPTMLVNNLQTNVHLLPAQRPTGETVVFIHGMGTDSLASFYLTLAPPVSAAGIDVVSYDLRGHGKTENPPSGYTIKDFVADLDDLLRQVAPGRRVHLVGNSFGGTLAYSYAWLYPERVRSIVCIESEPPTEEWARKMTEILDHAVSFLQKEESYEWIEAAYSAHHRRLARLAARRITSTTMAEEVPLGPLMTLDQVRSIDCPVLSLLGRDGYQADDLDALTSLLPKGERHVFDGQGHSVLVEQHRQVRELLLEWVARHAGS, from the coding sequence GTGCCCACCATGCTGGTCAACAACCTGCAGACGAACGTCCACCTGCTGCCGGCGCAGCGGCCGACGGGCGAGACCGTGGTGTTCATTCACGGCATGGGCACCGACAGCCTGGCCAGCTTCTACCTCACGCTGGCCCCGCCGGTGTCCGCGGCCGGGATCGACGTGGTCAGCTACGACCTGCGCGGGCACGGGAAGACGGAGAACCCGCCGAGCGGGTACACGATCAAGGACTTCGTGGCCGACCTGGACGATCTGCTCCGGCAGGTCGCGCCGGGGCGCCGGGTGCACCTGGTCGGCAACAGCTTCGGCGGCACCCTCGCCTACAGCTACGCGTGGCTGTACCCGGAGCGGGTTCGCAGCATCGTGTGCATCGAGTCGGAGCCGCCGACCGAGGAGTGGGCCAGGAAGATGACCGAGATCCTGGACCACGCCGTGTCCTTCCTGCAGAAGGAGGAGAGCTACGAGTGGATCGAAGCCGCCTACAGCGCGCACCACCGGCGGCTGGCCAGGCTGGCGGCCAGGCGGATCACCTCCACCACGATGGCCGAGGAGGTGCCGCTCGGGCCGTTGATGACGCTGGACCAGGTGCGTTCGATCGACTGCCCGGTGCTGTCGCTGCTCGGCCGGGATGGCTACCAGGCCGATGACCTGGACGCGCTGACGTCGCTGCTGCCGAAGGGCGAGCGGCACGTGTTCGACGGGCAGGGGCACTCGGTGCTGGTGGAGCAGCACCGCCAGGTGCGGGAACTGCTGCTGGAGTGGGTCGCGCGGCATGCCGGGTCGTAG